A region from the Achromobacter seleniivolatilans genome encodes:
- a CDS encoding NAD(P)H-dependent flavin oxidoreductase yields MTWFKSLNLAGRELLPIVQGGMGVGVSAHRLAGAVASQNAMGTIASVDLRHHHPDLVEKTDKCNDRDMIDSANREALHREVRAALETAQNRGLIAVNVMKAVRDHPALVRQACESGAQAIVMGAGLPLDLPDMTADFPKVALVPILSEARGVAVVLKKWMKKGRMADAVVIEHPGHAGGHLGAAKLDDIHDERFDFKRVLAECHALFNELQLGRDAPRLIVAGGVGSHEQVRHWLTHGADGVQVGTAFAVTEEGDAHENFKRVLMDADPDNLAEFTSVAGLPARAVPTPWLTRYLRQEKTLQASTRNDPRRCSQRMDCLTQCGLRDGMARFGQFCIDLKLAAAMRGEVSRGLFFRGASKLPFGGAMRSVRELMDYLLHGQMPAAAPAA; encoded by the coding sequence ATGACGTGGTTCAAATCACTCAACCTCGCCGGACGCGAATTGCTACCCATCGTTCAGGGCGGCATGGGCGTCGGCGTATCTGCACATCGCCTGGCTGGCGCGGTTGCCAGTCAGAACGCGATGGGCACCATCGCCAGCGTCGATTTGCGCCATCACCACCCCGATCTGGTCGAAAAGACCGACAAATGCAATGACCGCGACATGATCGACAGCGCCAACCGCGAGGCGCTGCACCGCGAGGTCCGAGCCGCGCTTGAAACGGCGCAAAACCGGGGCCTGATCGCTGTCAACGTCATGAAAGCCGTGCGCGACCACCCTGCCCTGGTGCGCCAGGCGTGCGAAAGCGGCGCGCAAGCCATCGTGATGGGCGCAGGCTTGCCGCTGGATCTGCCCGACATGACGGCAGATTTTCCCAAGGTAGCGCTGGTGCCAATTTTGTCCGAAGCGCGCGGTGTAGCCGTGGTGCTGAAAAAATGGATGAAGAAAGGCCGCATGGCCGACGCCGTTGTGATCGAACATCCGGGACACGCAGGCGGCCACCTGGGCGCAGCCAAGCTGGACGATATTCACGACGAGCGCTTCGATTTCAAACGTGTGCTGGCCGAATGCCACGCCCTGTTCAATGAACTGCAACTCGGCCGTGACGCGCCCCGCCTGATTGTCGCAGGCGGCGTGGGCAGCCATGAACAGGTGCGCCATTGGCTGACCCATGGCGCCGACGGCGTGCAAGTCGGCACCGCCTTTGCCGTCACCGAAGAAGGCGACGCGCACGAGAATTTCAAGCGTGTTCTGATGGATGCAGACCCCGACAACCTCGCGGAATTCACGAGCGTCGCCGGTCTGCCTGCACGCGCCGTCCCAACACCGTGGCTCACGCGCTATCTCCGTCAGGAAAAAACGCTGCAAGCCAGCACGCGCAATGACCCGCGCCGTTGCAGCCAACGCATGGACTGCCTGACGCAATGCGGCCTGCGTGACGGCATGGCGCGCTTCGGCCAATTCTGCATCGACTTAAAGCTTGCCGCCGCCATGCGTGGTGAAGTCAGCCGCGGCCTGTTCTTCCGTGGCGCGTCCAAACTGCCCTTTGGCGGCGCGATGCGTTCGGTGCGCGAGCTGATGGACTATCTGCTGCACGGACAGATGCCGGCCGCTGCGCCTGCCGCCTGA
- a CDS encoding sensor histidine kinase: MKRLTLAQRLSAVFALLLLACCGASAWLQVAANTRYEQEVVQRLSTGLAQHIAGTNELMDANGWKPASVRSLFDMLMAVNPAVEVYLLASDGRIVGDAAPAGQIKLDRVNLEPVQRLLAGGMLPIVGDDPRNAGVKKVFSAAPVKVAGQEQGYVYVVLQGQAHDALAMSVSASSVLRTTLWSIALVALLGLVAGLVAFGLTTRPLRDLTRAVRDFEGDDGKGLAALERPGDASDKNADEIVVLRRSFVQMGRRISEQWRELTRQDQQRRDLVANISHDLRTPLTSLHGYLETLRLKDETLDAAERRRYLDIALAQSRKVGRLAQELFELARLESGLVRLEPETFSLPDLVQDVIQKFELAAEARRQQLTTDIPRELPPVRADVGLIERVLTNLLDNAIRHSPPGGHIELRLGYAQNSVQVQVSDSGAGIPDELRAGLFTRASALNSGPRDSGGLGLVIVQRILQLHHSEIRLVDRAEPGAVFQFDLAAAR, from the coding sequence ATGAAGCGCCTGACATTGGCACAGCGTCTGTCCGCCGTCTTCGCCTTGCTGTTGCTGGCTTGCTGCGGAGCGTCCGCTTGGTTGCAGGTGGCAGCCAACACGCGCTACGAGCAAGAGGTCGTGCAGCGGCTGTCCACCGGACTGGCGCAGCACATCGCGGGCACCAATGAATTGATGGACGCCAATGGGTGGAAGCCCGCCTCGGTGCGCTCGCTGTTTGACATGCTGATGGCGGTCAATCCGGCGGTGGAGGTTTATTTGCTGGCGAGCGACGGCCGCATTGTGGGCGACGCGGCGCCTGCCGGCCAGATCAAACTGGATCGCGTGAATCTGGAGCCGGTCCAACGGCTGCTGGCGGGCGGAATGCTGCCCATTGTTGGCGACGACCCGCGCAATGCGGGCGTGAAAAAAGTCTTCAGCGCTGCACCGGTCAAGGTCGCGGGGCAAGAACAAGGCTACGTTTACGTGGTGCTGCAAGGGCAGGCCCACGACGCGCTGGCTATGTCTGTGTCGGCCAGTTCGGTGTTGCGCACAACCCTGTGGTCGATCGCGCTGGTGGCGTTGCTGGGGCTGGTGGCAGGGTTGGTGGCGTTTGGCCTGACTACCCGGCCGCTTCGTGATCTGACGCGTGCGGTACGCGATTTTGAAGGTGATGACGGCAAAGGGCTGGCTGCGCTGGAGCGGCCGGGCGATGCATCGGACAAGAACGCCGATGAGATCGTCGTGCTGCGCCGCAGCTTCGTGCAGATGGGGCGGCGTATTTCCGAGCAATGGCGCGAACTGACGCGGCAGGATCAGCAGCGGCGTGATCTCGTGGCCAATATCTCGCACGATTTGCGTACGCCGCTGACCTCGTTGCATGGCTACCTGGAAACGCTACGCTTGAAAGACGAAACGCTGGACGCCGCCGAGCGCCGCCGCTATCTGGACATTGCGCTGGCGCAAAGCCGCAAGGTGGGCCGTTTGGCGCAGGAATTGTTTGAACTCGCTCGCTTGGAATCTGGGCTGGTGCGGTTGGAGCCAGAGACTTTTTCCTTGCCCGATCTGGTGCAGGATGTGATCCAGAAGTTTGAACTGGCCGCTGAAGCGCGGCGCCAGCAATTGACAACCGACATTCCCCGCGAACTGCCGCCCGTGCGCGCCGACGTGGGCTTGATCGAACGCGTGCTGACAAACCTGCTGGACAACGCCATCCGTCACAGCCCGCCGGGCGGGCACATCGAGTTGCGGCTGGGATATGCGCAGAATTCGGTGCAGGTTCAGGTTAGTGATTCCGGCGCAGGCATCCCTGATGAATTGCGCGCGGGGCTGTTTACCAGAGCGTCTGCGCTGAACAGCGGGCCGCGAGATAGCGGCGGTTTGGGGCTGGTGATTGTGCAGCGCATTCTGCAGCTGCATCACAGTGAAATCCGGCTGGTCGACCGCGCCGAACCCGGCGCGGTATTCCAGTTTGATCTGGCGGCTGCCCGTTAA
- a CDS encoding response regulator transcription factor, producing MDTPRRVLIVEDDAHIAELLRLHLRDEGYAVEHAADGNDGMRRLEEGNWDALVLDLMLPGIDGLEICKRARAMTRYTPIIITSARSSEVHRILGLELGADDYLAKPFSMLELVARVRALLRRTEALERNARIDAGSLTLHGVSIDPVARTAQVDDRRLDLTPREFDLLHFFARHPDKVFSRMDLLNQVWGYQHEGYEHTVNTHINRLRTKIETDPSNPQRILTVWGRGYKFATAPETAGGTS from the coding sequence ATGGATACGCCCCGACGCGTGCTGATTGTTGAAGACGACGCCCACATTGCCGAATTGCTGCGCTTGCACTTGCGCGATGAAGGCTATGCGGTGGAACACGCTGCCGACGGGAACGACGGCATGCGGCGGCTGGAAGAGGGCAATTGGGATGCGCTGGTTCTGGATCTGATGCTGCCCGGTATCGATGGCCTGGAAATCTGCAAGCGGGCGCGCGCGATGACGCGTTACACGCCCATCATCATCACCAGCGCCCGATCCAGCGAGGTGCATCGCATCCTGGGGCTGGAATTGGGCGCAGACGACTACCTGGCCAAACCCTTTTCGATGCTGGAACTGGTGGCGCGGGTTCGGGCGCTGCTGCGCCGTACCGAGGCGTTGGAACGCAATGCCCGCATCGACGCCGGCAGCCTGACGCTACACGGCGTATCGATTGATCCCGTGGCCCGAACCGCGCAGGTTGATGACCGGCGGCTGGATCTGACCCCGCGTGAATTTGATCTGCTGCATTTCTTTGCGCGGCACCCGGACAAGGTTTTCTCGCGCATGGATCTGCTGAATCAGGTTTGGGGTTATCAGCACGAAGGTTACGAGCACACCGTCAATACGCACATCAACCGGCTGCGCACCAAGATCGAGACCGATCCGTCCAACCCGCAGCGCATTCTGACGGTGTGGGGCCGGGGCTATAAATTTGCGACGGCGCCTGAAACCGCAGGAGGCACGTCATGA
- a CDS encoding cytochrome b/b6 domain-containing protein, which translates to MLAPPVSLDPTAPLPPSGKIHPGWLRIMHWVNALAVLIMVTSGWRVYNASPIFDFAFPNNLTLGGWLGGALQWHFAGMWLLFANGLLYLALNIATGRLWRKFLPVSPRGVASDLGAALRGKLSHADLRHYNQVQRVAYLFVMADIVVLVLSGLVLWKSVQFDLLRELLGGYEFARRIHFVAMALLVAFVAVHLVMVALVPRSLIAMIRGK; encoded by the coding sequence ATGCTGGCCCCTCCCGTAAGTCTCGACCCCACGGCCCCATTGCCGCCTTCCGGCAAGATCCACCCCGGCTGGCTGCGCATCATGCACTGGGTCAACGCTCTGGCCGTGCTGATCATGGTGACCAGCGGCTGGCGCGTCTACAACGCGTCGCCGATCTTTGACTTTGCCTTTCCCAACAACCTGACGCTGGGCGGCTGGCTGGGCGGCGCCTTGCAATGGCATTTTGCCGGCATGTGGCTGCTGTTTGCCAATGGCCTGTTGTATCTGGCGTTAAACATCGCCACCGGCCGCCTCTGGCGCAAATTCCTGCCCGTCAGCCCGCGCGGCGTGGCCTCTGACTTGGGCGCCGCACTGCGGGGCAAGCTGTCGCACGCTGATCTGCGCCACTACAACCAGGTTCAACGGGTGGCCTACCTGTTTGTCATGGCCGACATCGTCGTGCTGGTGCTGTCCGGGCTGGTGTTGTGGAAATCCGTGCAATTCGACCTGCTGCGCGAGCTGTTGGGCGGCTATGAATTCGCGCGCCGCATTCATTTCGTCGCCATGGCGCTGCTGGTGGCCTTTGTAGCCGTCCATCTGGTGATGGTGGCGCTGGTGCCCCGCAGCCTGATTGCAATGATCCGCGGCAAATAA
- a CDS encoding molybdopterin-binding protein has translation MSQKRCLSLLGLDGPAILKEAKNLLVRRVEQPSRRAFLRNSLTLGGLAMLSGCSLSDDENVEKALGAVSRFNDRVQGWLFDPNKLAPTYPDAMITRPFPFNAYYGIDEVRHVDEESFRLEVTGLVADKRQWRLEELRAMAQIDQVTRHICVEGWSAIGKWGGVPFSTFLKRVGADLTAKYVGFKCSDDYYTSIDMPTALHPQTILALTYDGQPLPPEYGFPMKLRMPTKLGYKNPKHIRAIFVTNTYPGGYWEDQGYNWFGGS, from the coding sequence GTGAGCCAGAAAAGATGCCTGTCGCTGCTCGGCCTGGATGGCCCGGCCATCTTGAAAGAAGCCAAAAACCTGCTGGTCCGCCGGGTGGAACAACCCTCGCGCCGGGCATTCCTGCGCAACAGCCTGACCTTGGGCGGGCTGGCCATGCTGTCGGGCTGCTCCTTGTCCGACGATGAAAACGTCGAAAAAGCGCTTGGCGCCGTATCGCGGTTCAACGACCGCGTGCAGGGCTGGCTGTTCGACCCCAACAAGCTTGCTCCGACCTACCCGGACGCCATGATCACCCGGCCGTTTCCGTTCAACGCCTATTACGGCATTGACGAGGTACGCCATGTCGACGAGGAATCCTTCCGCCTGGAAGTGACCGGCCTGGTTGCCGACAAGCGTCAATGGCGGCTTGAAGAACTGCGCGCCATGGCGCAGATCGACCAGGTCACGCGCCATATCTGCGTCGAAGGCTGGAGCGCCATCGGCAAGTGGGGCGGCGTGCCCTTCTCCACATTCCTGAAGCGCGTAGGTGCGGATCTGACCGCGAAATACGTCGGTTTCAAGTGCTCGGACGACTACTACACCAGCATCGACATGCCCACGGCGCTGCACCCGCAAACCATTCTGGCGCTGACCTACGACGGCCAACCGCTACCACCCGAATACGGCTTCCCCATGAAGCTGCGCATGCCTACCAAGCTTGGCTACAAAAATCCCAAGCACATACGGGCAATTTTCGTCACCAACACCTACCCAGGCGGTTACTGGGAGGACCAGGGCTACAACTGGTTCGGCGGCAGCTAG
- a CDS encoding pentapeptide MXKDX repeat protein: MKKLTTAAFSLCLAFGAVTAHAADTMGKDSMSKDNMAKDSMSKDGMSKSGMTKDGMAKDGMSKDSMSKDGMSKNSMSKDGMSKDGMSKDGMSKNSMSKDGMSKDDMKK; the protein is encoded by the coding sequence ATGAAGAAACTCACCACCGCCGCTTTTTCCCTGTGCCTGGCCTTTGGCGCCGTGACGGCTCATGCCGCCGACACCATGGGCAAGGACAGCATGAGCAAAGACAACATGGCAAAAGACAGCATGTCCAAGGATGGCATGTCCAAAAGCGGCATGACCAAAGATGGCATGGCCAAGGATGGAATGTCCAAAGACAGCATGTCCAAAGACGGAATGTCGAAAAACAGCATGTCCAAGGACGGGATGTCGAAAGATGGAATGTCCAAGGATGGCATGTCAAAAAACAGCATGTCGAAGGACGGAATGTCCAAGGACGACATGAAGAAGTAA
- the msrB gene encoding peptide-methionine (R)-S-oxide reductase MsrB gives MTLNRRHFLSLGGAAALTAGLAPLLAARAATPAATFPYVLTDAQWRERLTPVQYDVLRHEGTERPYSSPLNDEHRKGTFSCAGCQQKVFSSETKFDSGTGWPSFWQPLPKAVGETRDSSFGMVRTAVYCANCGGHLGHVFDDGPRPTGLRYCMNGVAMTFAPQA, from the coding sequence ATGACATTGAATCGCAGACATTTCCTGAGCCTGGGCGGGGCCGCGGCCCTCACGGCCGGCCTGGCCCCGTTGTTAGCCGCGCGCGCCGCCACCCCCGCCGCCACCTTCCCCTACGTGTTGACCGACGCGCAATGGCGCGAACGGCTCACACCCGTGCAATACGACGTATTGCGTCACGAAGGCACCGAACGGCCCTACTCCAGCCCGCTCAATGACGAACACCGCAAAGGCACGTTCTCGTGCGCAGGCTGCCAGCAAAAAGTCTTTTCTTCGGAAACCAAGTTCGACAGCGGCACCGGCTGGCCCAGCTTTTGGCAACCATTGCCCAAGGCTGTAGGCGAAACACGCGACAGCAGCTTCGGCATGGTCCGCACAGCCGTCTACTGCGCAAACTGCGGCGGCCACCTAGGCCACGTCTTTGACGACGGCCCACGGCCCACCGGCCTGCGCTACTGCATGAATGGCGTAGCCATGACCTTCGCCCCGCAAGCTTGA
- the msrA gene encoding peptide-methionine (S)-S-oxide reductase MsrA, with product MTPTHKPRPLLALLAAACGLLGAGAAQAAETAFIIPPPAMDQTTTAAATEKAVIAGGCFWGVQAVFQHVKGVTSAVSGYAGGKADTANYDTVSGGRSGHAEAVEISYDPKQVSYGQLLQIYFSVAHDPTQLNRQGPDSGTQYRSTVFPESDSQRKVAEAYIAQLNKAGVYSKALATTVEPLQGFYPAESYHQDYLVRHPYSMYIMVNDIPKVENLAKTFPDRYRDKPVLVGDKG from the coding sequence ATGACCCCCACCCACAAGCCCCGCCCCCTGCTCGCGCTACTGGCCGCCGCCTGCGGTCTGCTGGGCGCGGGCGCCGCGCAAGCCGCCGAAACCGCCTTCATCATTCCACCGCCCGCGATGGATCAGACCACCACCGCCGCCGCCACAGAAAAAGCCGTGATCGCCGGTGGCTGCTTCTGGGGCGTGCAAGCGGTCTTCCAGCACGTCAAGGGCGTCACCAGCGCCGTGTCTGGATATGCCGGCGGCAAAGCAGACACCGCCAACTACGACACCGTCAGCGGCGGCCGCAGCGGCCACGCCGAAGCCGTCGAAATCAGCTATGACCCCAAGCAGGTCAGCTACGGCCAACTGCTACAGATCTACTTTTCGGTAGCGCATGACCCGACCCAACTGAATCGTCAGGGGCCGGACAGCGGCACGCAATACCGGTCGACGGTATTTCCAGAAAGCGACAGCCAGCGCAAAGTGGCCGAGGCTTACATCGCCCAACTGAACAAGGCCGGCGTGTACTCGAAGGCGCTGGCAACCACCGTCGAACCGCTGCAAGGCTTCTACCCGGCCGAGAGCTACCACCAGGATTATCTCGTCCGCCATCCGTACAGCATGTACATCATGGTGAACGACATCCCCAAGGTTGAAAACCTGGCCAAGACCTTCCCTGACAGATATCGGGACAAGCCGGTGCTGGTTGGAGACAAGGGGTAG
- a CDS encoding DUF695 domain-containing protein — protein MSSIFPGDLWAVGETRVNDLSVIVRFRTELPSAADRELNENLIIISWPYIGIASGMPNDEDKKNTNSFEEAIENGFENSSIGVQVACLTGNHLKEWRYYTHDVEAFLDAFNACLAEHPVYPINLRMFQDPDWKALSELQPEGSGQIH, from the coding sequence ATGAGCAGCATTTTTCCAGGTGATCTGTGGGCGGTGGGTGAAACACGCGTCAACGATTTGTCGGTCATCGTTCGTTTTCGTACCGAGCTGCCATCGGCGGCTGATCGCGAGCTCAATGAGAACCTGATCATTATTTCCTGGCCCTATATCGGCATCGCGTCCGGCATGCCCAATGACGAAGACAAGAAGAACACCAATAGCTTCGAGGAAGCCATCGAAAATGGCTTCGAAAACTCCAGCATCGGAGTGCAGGTGGCTTGCCTGACGGGCAATCATTTGAAGGAATGGCGTTACTACACCCATGACGTCGAGGCCTTCCTGGACGCGTTCAATGCCTGCTTGGCGGAGCACCCTGTTTACCCCATCAACCTGCGCATGTTCCAGGATCCCGATTGGAAAGCCTTATCGGAATTGCAGCCCGAAGGTTCAGGACAGATTCACTGA
- a CDS encoding sigma-70 family RNA polymerase sigma factor, translated as MPVPNPSLCVETLYNDHHGWLRGWLRRRLGDAHQAADLAHDTFVRLLSRDEHVAIQEPRAYLTTIAQRVVANHWRREKLEQAYLEAIAQDPQALALSPEDRAILLETLVEIAGLLDGLPVLVKRAFLLTQLDGLNHAQVAEELGISVTTVKRHIARAARQCYFPDALPVKA; from the coding sequence GTGCCCGTCCCAAACCCCTCGCTTTGCGTCGAAACCCTATATAACGACCATCACGGCTGGTTGCGCGGTTGGCTGCGCAGGCGGTTAGGCGACGCCCACCAGGCAGCCGACCTGGCGCACGACACCTTCGTGCGGCTACTGTCTCGGGACGAGCACGTAGCCATTCAAGAGCCTCGCGCCTATCTGACCACCATCGCCCAGCGTGTCGTGGCCAACCACTGGCGCAGGGAAAAGCTGGAGCAAGCATATCTGGAAGCGATTGCCCAGGACCCGCAAGCCCTCGCGCTGTCTCCCGAAGACCGCGCCATCCTGCTGGAAACGCTGGTGGAGATCGCCGGCCTGCTCGACGGCCTGCCTGTGCTGGTCAAGCGCGCCTTCCTGCTGACCCAGCTTGACGGCCTGAACCACGCTCAGGTTGCCGAAGAACTGGGCATTTCCGTCACCACCGTCAAGCGTCATATCGCCCGCGCCGCACGGCAGTGCTACTTCCCGGACGCTTTGCCGGTTAAGGCATGA
- a CDS encoding FecR domain-containing protein, producing MSAASHPGRRSGPASQTTAPVPANVADQAVQWLIELQAGEPSPRMREQWLRWRSLHPDNERAWQRIESVNGSMRGLPSPLKSALAQATLTPKHSAQRRHAVKTLAALVFVSAGAWTAQELVPWRQWTAQHRTRIGERNTLLLDDGSQLVMNTDSAIDVAFTASERRIRLVAGEILITTARGPQATARPFLIETAQGEARALGTRYAVRQLADATLVSVYEAAVDIHPRRAGERHLVLLAGQQSQFTATEITSPWNTEESNPAWASGMIIARGLRLADFLAELGRYSRLPISCDPGAADLRVSGSYPLADIGKVLDTLATLFSLEVQHVTRFWGEKSLRLTRTQSGTNRVS from the coding sequence ATGAGCGCTGCCTCCCATCCAGGCCGGCGTTCCGGTCCAGCATCGCAAACCACCGCGCCCGTCCCCGCGAACGTCGCCGACCAGGCCGTGCAATGGCTGATCGAACTGCAAGCTGGCGAACCGTCTCCCCGCATGCGGGAGCAATGGCTACGCTGGCGCAGCTTGCACCCAGACAACGAACGCGCGTGGCAACGCATCGAGTCCGTCAACGGCAGCATGCGCGGTCTGCCATCGCCGCTTAAGTCTGCCCTGGCGCAAGCTACGCTCACACCCAAGCACTCTGCGCAACGCCGACATGCCGTGAAGACGCTTGCAGCGCTAGTGTTCGTGAGCGCGGGCGCTTGGACCGCGCAAGAACTGGTGCCGTGGCGTCAATGGACCGCGCAACATCGCACCCGCATCGGCGAGCGCAACACGCTGCTGCTGGATGACGGCAGCCAGCTCGTCATGAACACCGACAGCGCTATCGACGTGGCTTTCACAGCTTCAGAACGCCGGATTCGGCTGGTGGCTGGAGAAATCCTGATCACCACCGCTCGGGGTCCGCAGGCTACGGCACGCCCTTTTCTGATTGAAACCGCGCAGGGCGAGGCCCGAGCGCTCGGCACGCGCTACGCCGTACGGCAACTGGCCGACGCCACACTGGTCAGCGTTTATGAAGCGGCCGTGGACATTCATCCTCGGCGCGCCGGGGAACGCCATCTTGTCTTGCTGGCCGGTCAGCAATCGCAATTTACCGCCACGGAGATCACCTCCCCCTGGAACACGGAAGAAAGCAATCCGGCATGGGCGAGCGGCATGATCATCGCCCGGGGCCTGCGGCTTGCGGATTTTCTGGCCGAGCTCGGGCGTTACAGCCGTCTACCCATCAGTTGCGACCCAGGGGCCGCCGATCTGCGCGTTTCAGGGTCCTATCCGCTTGCCGATATCGGCAAGGTGCTGGACACCCTCGCCACCCTATTCTCGCTGGAGGTCCAGCACGTCACGCGGTTCTGGGGCGAGAAATCGCTGCGCCTGACGCGGACTCAGTCAGGAACGAACAGAGTCAGCTGA